From Amycolatopsis sp. YIM 10, the proteins below share one genomic window:
- the alr gene encoding alanine racemase: MSPDPFPRAEVRIDLDLIRHNLALLAGRAAASGAATMAVVKADAYGHGAVPVARAALEAGATWLGACSLAEALTLREAGIQAPMLAWLDTADTDYTPAIEAGVDLGLSNAGELERAAEAARRAGARARVHLKIDTGLSRNGCPPHAWPALVKSAAADPAVEVVGIWSHLACADEPGHPSIDAQAARFQQAHEVALEAGLNPLRHLANSAATLTRPDLHFDLVRVGIAMYGLNPVPQREDLRPAMTFRSSVVSTKRVEAGESVSYGHTWTADAATTLALVPVGYADGVPRTLSGRLDVWLDGQRRPVAGRVCMDQIVVDCGDHEPEPGAEVVLFGTGDGGAPTATEWADKIGTIDYEIVTGMYRPRMVRRYAGQR, from the coding sequence ATGAGCCCAGACCCGTTCCCACGCGCTGAAGTCCGCATCGACCTGGACCTGATCCGCCACAACCTCGCGCTGCTCGCCGGGCGCGCGGCCGCTTCCGGCGCCGCGACCATGGCGGTGGTGAAGGCGGACGCCTACGGGCACGGTGCGGTGCCGGTCGCGCGCGCCGCGCTCGAGGCGGGCGCGACCTGGCTCGGCGCCTGTTCGCTGGCCGAGGCGTTGACCTTGCGCGAAGCGGGTATCCAGGCGCCGATGCTGGCCTGGCTGGACACCGCGGACACCGACTACACCCCCGCCATCGAAGCGGGGGTGGATCTCGGTCTGAGCAACGCCGGTGAGCTGGAGCGCGCGGCCGAGGCGGCGCGCCGGGCCGGTGCACGCGCGCGCGTGCACCTGAAGATCGACACCGGGTTGTCCCGCAACGGCTGTCCGCCGCACGCCTGGCCCGCGCTGGTCAAGTCGGCCGCCGCCGATCCCGCCGTCGAGGTGGTCGGCATCTGGTCGCATCTGGCTTGCGCGGACGAACCCGGCCACCCGTCGATCGACGCGCAGGCCGCGCGGTTCCAGCAGGCGCACGAGGTCGCGCTCGAAGCGGGCCTGAACCCCCTGCGTCATCTGGCGAATTCGGCGGCCACGCTGACCAGGCCGGATCTGCACTTCGACCTGGTGCGCGTCGGGATCGCGATGTACGGGCTGAACCCCGTGCCGCAGCGGGAGGACCTGCGCCCGGCGATGACCTTCCGCTCGTCGGTGGTCTCGACCAAACGGGTCGAGGCGGGCGAGTCCGTCTCCTATGGACACACGTGGACCGCCGATGCGGCCACCACGCTGGCACTGGTGCCCGTCGGTTACGCGGACGGCGTGCCGCGCACGCTGTCCGGTCGCCTCGACGTCTGGCTCGACGGGCAGCGGCGGCCGGTGGCCGGCCGGGTCTGCATGGACCAGATCGTCGTCGACTGCGGCGACCACGAGCCGGAGCCGGGCGCCGAGGTGGTGCTGTTCGGCACCGGTGACGGCGGGGCGCCGACGGCCACGGAATGGGCGGACAAGATCGGCACCATCGACTACGAGATCGTCACCGGTATGTACCGGCCGCGGATGGTCCGCAGGTACGCGGGGCAGCGCTGA
- a CDS encoding ABC transporter ATP-binding protein, whose translation MATITYDKASRHYSGADRPAVDALDLEIADGEFLVLVGPSGCGKSTSLRMLAGLEDIDDGAVWIGDRDVTQLPPRSRDIAMVFQNYALYPHMTVGQNMGFALKIAGKPASEIKERVRDAAKLLDIEDYLDRKPKALSGGQRQRVAMGRAIVREPQVFLMDEPLSNLDAKLRVSTRTQIAALQRRLGVTTVYVTHDQVEAMTMGDRVAVLSDGVLQQCDTPRALYERPANAFVAGFIGSPAMNLVAASLTAEGANVGGAKVALPREIIAKAGDDGVTVGFRPESLEVAPAGETTIPVKVDLVEELGSDAYCYGKLAGDDPEAGTTVVARVDPRTPPSMGDTLHFRVRPDELHVFSATTGARLE comes from the coding sequence ATGGCGACGATTACCTACGACAAGGCGTCCAGGCACTACTCCGGAGCCGACCGTCCCGCGGTGGACGCGCTCGACCTGGAGATCGCCGACGGCGAGTTCCTGGTGCTGGTCGGGCCGTCGGGCTGCGGCAAGTCGACCAGTCTGCGCATGCTCGCCGGGCTGGAGGACATCGACGACGGAGCGGTCTGGATCGGTGACCGCGACGTCACCCAGCTGCCGCCGAGGTCGCGGGACATCGCCATGGTGTTCCAGAACTACGCGCTGTACCCGCACATGACGGTCGGCCAGAACATGGGCTTCGCGCTGAAGATCGCGGGCAAGCCGGCGTCGGAGATCAAGGAGCGCGTGCGCGACGCGGCCAAGCTGCTCGACATCGAGGACTACCTCGACCGCAAGCCGAAGGCGCTCTCCGGTGGTCAGCGCCAGCGTGTGGCGATGGGCCGCGCGATCGTGCGTGAGCCGCAGGTCTTCCTGATGGACGAGCCGCTGTCCAACCTGGACGCCAAGCTGCGCGTGTCCACCCGCACGCAGATCGCCGCGCTGCAGCGCCGCCTCGGCGTCACCACCGTCTACGTCACGCACGACCAGGTCGAGGCGATGACCATGGGCGACCGCGTGGCCGTGCTGTCCGACGGTGTGCTGCAGCAGTGCGACACCCCGCGTGCGCTGTACGAGCGCCCCGCAAACGCTTTCGTCGCCGGTTTCATCGGCTCCCCGGCGATGAACCTCGTCGCCGCGTCGCTGACCGCGGAGGGCGCGAACGTCGGCGGTGCGAAGGTGGCGCTGCCGCGCGAGATCATCGCCAAGGCCGGTGACGACGGCGTGACCGTCGGCTTCCGGCCGGAGTCGCTCGAGGTCGCGCCGGCGGGCGAGACCACGATCCCGGTCAAGGTGGACCTCGTCGAGGAACTCGGCTCGGACGCCTACTGCTACGGCAAGCTGGCCGGCGACGACCCGGAGGCGGGCACCACGGTGGTGGCGCGGGTCGACCCGCGGACGCCGCCGTCGATGGGCGACACGCTGCACTTCCGCGTGCGCCCGGACGAACTGCACGTGTTCTCCGCCACCACCGGAGCCCGCCTGGAGTGA
- the xylB gene encoding xylulokinase: MHTPTLVAGVDTSTQSAKVVICDAETGAVVREGRATHPDGTEVDPKHWWTAFTEAADGLLDGVSAIGVGGQQHGMVALDEDGEVVRPALLWNDTRSGPQAQDLVAELGGPGAWAEAVGSVPVASFTITKLRWLAEHEPELAARVARVVLPHDWLTWRILGRPERIATDRGDASGTGYFSPATGEYRTDLLKRAFGRVPALPDLLLPAEACGQTEDGVLVSAGTGDNMAAALALELGPGDVVVSLGTSGTVFAVSETPPADASGTVAGFADATGRFLPLACTLNAARVLTATADLLGVDLAGLDDLALAAEAGAGGLTLLPYLDGERTPNLPDANGTLLGLTRSNMKPENLARAAVEGMLCGLAAGLEAIAGHGVEPRRVLLIGGAAQSASVRAAAPVIFGLPVELPAPAEYVALGAARQAAWALAGTTAPPSWRGSDVLRLGEPDTDAGKEIRQRHHAARELVHARALGRDS; this comes from the coding sequence ATGCACACTCCCACACTGGTCGCCGGAGTCGACACGTCGACCCAATCGGCGAAGGTGGTGATCTGCGACGCCGAGACCGGTGCGGTGGTCCGCGAGGGCCGCGCGACGCACCCGGACGGCACCGAAGTGGATCCGAAGCACTGGTGGACGGCGTTCACCGAGGCCGCCGACGGCCTGCTCGACGGGGTTTCGGCGATCGGCGTCGGCGGTCAGCAGCACGGCATGGTCGCACTGGACGAGGACGGCGAAGTCGTGCGGCCCGCGCTGCTGTGGAACGACACCCGCTCGGGGCCGCAGGCGCAGGACCTGGTCGCCGAACTCGGCGGGCCGGGGGCCTGGGCGGAGGCGGTCGGCTCGGTGCCGGTCGCCAGCTTCACCATCACCAAGCTGCGGTGGCTCGCCGAGCACGAGCCGGAACTGGCCGCGCGGGTGGCACGCGTCGTGCTGCCGCACGACTGGCTGACCTGGCGCATCCTTGGCCGCCCGGAGCGGATCGCGACCGACCGCGGCGACGCCTCCGGCACCGGGTACTTCTCACCGGCCACCGGCGAATACCGCACCGACCTGCTGAAGCGCGCGTTCGGCCGGGTCCCTGCCCTGCCGGACCTGCTTTTGCCCGCAGAAGCATGTGGGCAGACGGAGGACGGGGTGCTGGTGTCGGCCGGGACCGGCGACAACATGGCGGCGGCTCTCGCGCTCGAGCTGGGCCCGGGTGACGTGGTGGTCTCGCTCGGCACCAGCGGCACGGTGTTCGCGGTGTCCGAGACCCCGCCCGCCGACGCCTCCGGCACGGTCGCCGGGTTCGCCGACGCCACCGGCCGCTTCCTCCCGCTGGCCTGCACGCTCAACGCGGCCAGGGTGCTCACCGCCACCGCCGACCTGCTCGGCGTCGACCTGGCGGGTCTCGACGACCTTGCTTTGGCCGCGGAAGCCGGTGCGGGCGGGTTGACCCTGCTGCCCTACCTGGACGGCGAGCGCACCCCCAACCTGCCGGATGCGAACGGCACCTTGCTCGGTCTGACCAGGTCGAACATGAAGCCGGAGAACTTGGCTCGCGCGGCCGTGGAGGGCATGCTGTGCGGACTGGCCGCCGGTCTGGAGGCGATCGCCGGGCACGGGGTCGAACCGCGCCGGGTGCTCCTGATCGGCGGCGCCGCGCAGTCGGCCAGCGTGCGCGCGGCCGCGCCGGTGATCTTCGGCCTCCCGGTCGAGCTGCCCGCGCCCGCCGAGTACGTGGCGCTCGGGGCCGCCCGCCAGGCGGCCTGGGCGCTGGCAGGCACCACCGCGCCGCCGAGCTGGCGGGGTTCGGATGTGCTGCGACTCGGTGAGCCGGACACCGACGCGGGCAAGGAAATCCGGCAGCGGCACCACGCCGCCCGCGAACTCGTGCACGCGCGAGCGTTAGGAAGGGATAGCTGA
- a CDS encoding zinc-dependent alcohol dehydrogenase family protein → MRAVVIEEPGTVTVSTVDDPAPGAGQVVVAVSACGICGTDLHIVDGEFEPTPYPIVPGHEFAGEVVALGEGVTDLREGDLVAVDPSLFCGECHYCAIGRGNLCERWAAIGVTTNGASAEYALAPAGNCYRLPEGVDVREAALIEPLSCAVRGFDLLPRRLGEHYLIYGAGTMGLLMLQLARVAGAGSLSVVDLNADRLSTAKALGADAVATNADMFDRPDGWEVVIDCTGVVAAIEDALTRVRRGGTYQQFGVAPAEATASFSPFRVYNDEITIVGSMAVLHSYGRAVELMGRGAVDARTMISHSLALDDYPRALDMFRASTGRKLQVRPGS, encoded by the coding sequence ATGCGCGCGGTGGTGATCGAGGAACCCGGCACGGTAACTGTGTCCACTGTGGACGATCCGGCGCCGGGTGCCGGGCAGGTGGTGGTGGCGGTGTCGGCCTGCGGGATCTGCGGGACCGACCTGCACATCGTCGACGGCGAGTTCGAGCCGACGCCCTATCCGATCGTGCCGGGGCACGAGTTCGCCGGTGAGGTGGTCGCGCTCGGTGAGGGCGTGACGGACCTGCGGGAGGGCGATCTGGTGGCGGTCGACCCGTCGCTGTTCTGCGGGGAGTGCCACTACTGCGCGATCGGCCGCGGCAACCTCTGCGAGCGGTGGGCGGCGATCGGGGTCACCACGAACGGCGCCAGCGCGGAGTACGCGCTCGCGCCGGCGGGCAACTGCTACCGGCTGCCCGAGGGCGTCGACGTGCGGGAGGCGGCGCTGATCGAGCCGCTGTCGTGCGCGGTGCGCGGCTTCGACCTGCTGCCGCGGCGGCTCGGGGAGCACTACCTGATCTACGGCGCGGGCACGATGGGCCTGCTGATGCTGCAACTGGCCCGGGTGGCGGGCGCCGGCTCCCTGTCCGTCGTCGACCTCAACGCCGACCGGCTTTCGACCGCGAAAGCACTCGGCGCCGACGCGGTCGCCACGAACGCCGACATGTTCGACCGGCCGGACGGCTGGGAAGTGGTGATCGACTGCACCGGGGTGGTCGCGGCGATCGAGGACGCGCTGACCCGCGTCCGGCGAGGCGGCACCTACCAGCAGTTCGGCGTCGCTCCGGCCGAGGCGACCGCGTCGTTCTCGCCGTTTCGCGTGTACAACGACGAGATCACCATCGTCGGCAGCATGGCCGTGCTGCACAGCTACGGGCGCGCGGTGGAGCTGATGGGACGGGGCGCGGTGGACGCCAGAACGATGATCAGCCACTCGCTCGCGCTCGACGATTACCCGCGCGCACTGGACATGTTCCGCGCAAGTACTGGACGGAAGCTCCAAGTCCGGCCAGGCTCGTGA
- a CDS encoding DeoR/GlpR family DNA-binding transcription regulator: protein MPRARPSDAAVEQRRQEVLRRVIELGEVRIDDLTGAFGVSLMTMHRDLDDLAERRLLRKLRGKVEAYPALTMETATRFREGLNTALKESLAEVAIAEVRPGQTVFVDDSTTLFPLMRRMAAISPLVVITNSMSAIKIFGPAEGIELIVIGGRYNAEFDSCIGPDALAALDRTRADLGFVSVTAVAGGRLYHPVQDYGELKRGALRMANRNVLVADHTKFGKTATYAHGDVSAYDLVITDGGTPADEVAAMRELGVTVEQVHGNGKD from the coding sequence ATGCCTAGGGCGCGACCGTCGGACGCCGCCGTCGAGCAGCGGCGGCAGGAGGTGCTGCGCCGGGTGATCGAACTCGGCGAGGTGCGCATCGACGACCTGACCGGGGCGTTCGGCGTGAGCCTGATGACCATGCACCGCGATCTCGACGACCTCGCCGAGCGTCGCCTGCTGCGCAAACTGCGCGGCAAGGTCGAGGCGTACCCGGCGCTGACCATGGAGACCGCGACCCGCTTTCGCGAAGGGCTCAACACCGCGCTCAAGGAGTCGCTGGCCGAAGTGGCGATCGCCGAGGTCCGCCCCGGCCAGACGGTTTTTGTCGACGACTCGACCACGTTGTTCCCGCTGATGCGGCGGATGGCGGCCATTTCGCCGCTGGTGGTGATCACCAACTCGATGAGCGCGATCAAGATCTTCGGCCCGGCCGAGGGGATCGAGCTGATCGTGATCGGCGGCCGGTACAACGCCGAGTTCGATTCGTGCATCGGACCGGACGCGCTCGCCGCGCTCGACCGCACGCGCGCCGATCTGGGCTTCGTCTCGGTGACCGCGGTGGCCGGCGGGCGGCTGTACCACCCGGTGCAGGACTACGGGGAGCTGAAGCGGGGCGCGCTCCGCATGGCCAACCGGAACGTGCTGGTCGCCGATCACACGAAGTTCGGGAAGACGGCCACCTACGCACACGGTGACGTCTCCGCCTACGACCTGGTGATCACCGACGGCGGAACGCCGGCGGACGAGGTGGCGGCCATGCGGGAACTCGGCGTGACCGTAGAGCAGGTGCACGGCAACGGAAAGGACTGA
- a CDS encoding NAD(P)-dependent alcohol dehydrogenase, with the protein MKKIPGTMKVSVLRGVGEVVLEERPVPEPGPHEVLIRVAAVGTCGSDVHYYEHGRIGDFVVREPLVLGHEPSGVVVARGAEARAHEIGQRVAIEPGVPCSTCEQCTIGQYNLCPDMRFFGTPPIDGAFAEYVVLREDFAYAVPDEISDEAAGLLEPLSVGVWSCRKASVGPGARVLITGAGPIGLVVAQTARAFGATEIVVTDINPERLALAGELGATATIDVSKEDLADSAFEPDVLLECSGAPRAIGAAIRKVGRAGRVVLIGMGGDEIPLPLAHVQGFELEVTGTFRYANTWPTAIALAAGGDVDLDRLVTHRFGLAEVGQALTIAKTDPSVIKPVVLPQVAHA; encoded by the coding sequence ATGAAGAAGATCCCCGGAACCATGAAGGTTTCCGTGTTGCGCGGGGTGGGGGAGGTGGTGCTGGAGGAGCGTCCGGTGCCAGAGCCGGGCCCGCACGAGGTGCTCATCCGGGTCGCCGCCGTGGGCACCTGCGGTTCGGACGTGCACTACTACGAGCACGGCCGCATCGGTGACTTCGTGGTGCGCGAACCGCTGGTGCTCGGCCACGAGCCGAGCGGTGTGGTGGTCGCGAGGGGCGCCGAGGCGCGGGCACACGAGATCGGCCAGCGCGTCGCGATCGAGCCGGGGGTGCCGTGCTCGACCTGCGAGCAGTGCACGATCGGCCAGTACAACCTGTGCCCGGACATGCGGTTCTTCGGCACGCCACCGATCGACGGCGCGTTCGCCGAGTACGTGGTGCTCCGCGAGGACTTCGCCTACGCCGTGCCGGACGAGATCTCCGACGAAGCGGCGGGCCTGCTCGAACCGCTGTCGGTGGGGGTCTGGTCGTGTCGCAAGGCGTCGGTCGGTCCGGGCGCGCGTGTGCTGATCACCGGCGCCGGGCCGATCGGGCTGGTCGTCGCGCAGACCGCGCGGGCCTTCGGTGCCACCGAGATCGTGGTCACCGACATCAATCCCGAACGCCTCGCGCTGGCCGGTGAGCTGGGTGCCACCGCCACCATCGATGTGTCCAAAGAGGACTTGGCCGACTCCGCCTTCGAACCGGACGTGCTATTGGAGTGCTCCGGCGCGCCGAGGGCGATCGGCGCGGCGATCCGCAAGGTGGGCCGGGCCGGCCGGGTGGTGCTGATCGGCATGGGCGGTGACGAGATCCCGCTGCCGCTGGCCCACGTGCAGGGGTTCGAGCTGGAGGTCACCGGGACCTTCCGGTACGCCAACACGTGGCCGACGGCCATCGCACTGGCCGCCGGCGGCGACGTCGACCTCGACCGGCTGGTCACCCACCGGTTCGGGCTGGCGGAAGTCGGGCAGGCACTCACCATCGCCAAAACCGATCCCAGCGTGATCAAGCCCGTGGTGCTGCCGCAGGTGGCGCATGCCTAG
- a CDS encoding carbohydrate ABC transporter permease → MTASTTPIDRSPLRARVSVRVLVLVGLLWTLIPLAWMALSSFKSDTDVTSPEPRVFFDPTLDNYAKLFSGANNLGPYILHSVFAAGISSVLAVVLGALAGYGLAGTRFRGKKHVAFWIISTRMAPIAVVVLPLFLLFRGAGLIDSIPGLVLAYLTFNLPFAIWLMSAFFAEIPPSVEESALVAGCTRWQAFRHVVLPLTKAGLVTTFVLCLVFSWNDYAFALVFSGPDSQTLPIAADQLVTQTGIDWGQLTAIGTIVVLPMIVAGLAVRRWLVTGLTLGAVTGE, encoded by the coding sequence ATGACCGCATCGACGACCCCGATCGACCGGAGCCCGTTGCGCGCCCGCGTCAGCGTGAGGGTGCTCGTGCTCGTCGGTCTGTTGTGGACGCTCATTCCACTGGCCTGGATGGCGCTGTCCTCGTTCAAGTCGGACACCGACGTCACCTCGCCCGAGCCGCGGGTGTTCTTCGACCCCACGCTGGACAACTACGCGAAGCTGTTCTCCGGGGCGAACAACCTCGGCCCGTACATCCTGCACAGCGTGTTCGCCGCCGGGATCTCCTCGGTGCTGGCGGTGGTGCTCGGCGCGCTCGCCGGGTACGGGCTCGCGGGGACACGCTTTCGCGGGAAGAAGCATGTCGCGTTCTGGATCATCTCCACCCGCATGGCGCCGATCGCCGTGGTGGTGCTGCCGTTGTTCCTGCTCTTCCGCGGCGCGGGGCTGATCGACAGCATCCCGGGACTGGTCCTGGCCTACCTGACCTTCAACCTGCCGTTCGCGATCTGGCTGATGAGCGCCTTCTTCGCGGAGATCCCGCCGTCGGTGGAGGAGTCGGCGCTGGTCGCGGGCTGCACGCGCTGGCAGGCCTTCCGGCACGTGGTACTTCCGCTGACAAAAGCAGGTTTGGTCACCACTTTTGTGCTGTGCCTGGTGTTTTCGTGGAACGACTACGCGTTCGCGCTGGTGTTCAGCGGGCCGGATTCGCAGACGCTGCCGATCGCCGCCGACCAGCTGGTCACCCAGACCGGCATCGACTGGGGGCAGCTCACCGCCATCGGCACCATAGTGGTGCTACCGATGATCGTGGCCGGCCTCGCGGTGCGGCGCTGGCTGGTCACCGGGCTGACGCTGGGTGCCGTGACGGGAGAGTGA
- a CDS encoding carbohydrate ABC transporter permease, which translates to MRKLGFHGRMMTPGMLLLAALSFIPLFTVIAMSFSRVRLLGGVSFEWVGLEYWIRFFTDLDLGVQWLRTLAFFVLTVGLEMGLGLIFALCLWKLARGRNTVLSLFLLPMFVAPVIVGLLGRFLTDSTFGLYAWVFKLLGYEEDILGSGTSAFIAVVAMDVWQWTPLIALITLAGLTSMPQSVREAAALDGASGWQNLRHIILPSISSVLLVALLIRSMDAIRYFDIISVTTNGGPADATKVVPIRLYETAFRFFDLGYAAVIGLVMLVVSIIIARTFVRLLDKKGLAR; encoded by the coding sequence GTGAGGAAGCTCGGCTTCCACGGCCGGATGATGACGCCGGGCATGCTGCTGCTCGCCGCGCTGTCGTTCATCCCGCTGTTCACCGTCATCGCGATGAGCTTCAGCCGCGTGCGGCTGCTCGGCGGTGTGTCGTTCGAATGGGTCGGCCTCGAGTACTGGATCCGCTTCTTCACCGATCTCGATCTCGGCGTGCAGTGGTTGCGCACGCTGGCCTTCTTTGTGCTCACCGTCGGCCTGGAAATGGGGCTGGGACTCATTTTCGCGCTCTGCCTGTGGAAACTGGCCCGCGGGCGCAACACCGTGCTCAGCCTGTTCCTGCTGCCGATGTTCGTCGCGCCGGTGATCGTCGGGCTGCTCGGCCGGTTCCTCACCGACTCGACCTTCGGCCTGTACGCCTGGGTGTTCAAGCTGCTCGGATACGAGGAGGACATCCTCGGCAGCGGCACGTCCGCGTTCATCGCGGTGGTCGCGATGGACGTCTGGCAGTGGACGCCGCTGATCGCGCTGATCACACTGGCGGGCTTGACTTCGATGCCGCAGAGCGTGCGCGAAGCCGCCGCGCTGGACGGCGCGAGTGGCTGGCAGAACCTGCGTCACATCATCCTGCCGTCCATTTCCAGCGTGCTGCTGGTCGCGCTGCTGATCCGTTCGATGGACGCGATCCGCTACTTCGACATCATCTCGGTGACCACGAACGGAGGACCGGCCGACGCCACGAAGGTGGTACCGATCCGCTTGTACGAAACGGCTTTCCGGTTCTTCGACCTCGGCTACGCGGCGGTGATCGGGCTGGTCATGCTGGTGGTGTCGATCATCATCGCGCGGACCTTCGTGCGGCTGCTGGACAAGAAGGGACTCGCGCGATGA
- a CDS encoding extracellular solute-binding protein: MAAALGACGAREDAVRLATDDRWRQFAGTTLNLISENTAPTAAIAANLRPFTELTGINVNIITLELSAMVQKVALDLAGGESQYHVIYADPYQVLAPYSKGLVDLRALAGESSLPALEGGFGDFIPTQLDAAGRFGDREKIFALPYDCPTMIWQYRADLFEKHGPRMAQDLGFDPTPGIERTWEEYFRIARWFNDNTDEVAFGAGQQAKQHDSLMCDFSNVLWAYGGDYFDNGKEIGLYGTVDPGPCRLGSDAAIAAAEVYQRLLQVADPSSKTWDWNGLAPALSSGRVAMCVNWHEYAAANEKAMPGKFGYAPLPRGPVRSANHYGGCGIAISGNTLPNQRRAAWLFMNWATSPQTQLANLKSSAGGGTPTRDSVYRLPEVRQAEQRPSPMPNILTAPAVSTAWQPENIGLRPKIPMWNECDTAIYTELSKMLAGDSNPAEAMRAAATRIDRVTARGWAS, translated from the coding sequence GTGGCTGCGGCTCTCGGCGCGTGCGGGGCGCGTGAGGACGCGGTGCGCCTGGCCACCGACGATCGCTGGCGTCAGTTCGCCGGCACCACGCTCAACCTGATTTCCGAGAACACCGCCCCCACCGCGGCCATCGCCGCCAACCTGCGGCCGTTCACCGAGCTGACCGGTATCAACGTCAACATCATCACGCTCGAGCTGTCCGCCATGGTGCAGAAGGTCGCGCTCGACCTGGCCGGCGGCGAGTCCCAGTACCACGTGATCTACGCCGACCCGTACCAAGTCCTCGCGCCCTACTCGAAGGGGCTTGTCGACCTACGTGCTTTAGCGGGCGAAAGCAGCTTGCCGGCGTTGGAGGGTGGGTTCGGCGACTTCATCCCGACGCAGCTCGACGCGGCCGGCCGGTTCGGGGATCGCGAAAAGATCTTCGCCTTGCCCTACGACTGCCCGACGATGATCTGGCAGTACCGCGCCGACCTCTTCGAGAAGCACGGTCCCCGCATGGCACAGGACCTCGGCTTCGACCCGACCCCGGGGATCGAGCGCACCTGGGAGGAGTACTTCCGGATCGCCCGCTGGTTCAACGACAACACCGACGAGGTCGCCTTCGGCGCCGGGCAGCAGGCCAAGCAGCACGACTCGCTGATGTGCGACTTCTCCAACGTGCTCTGGGCCTACGGCGGCGACTACTTCGACAACGGCAAGGAGATCGGCCTCTACGGCACGGTCGATCCCGGCCCCTGCCGCCTCGGGTCGGACGCGGCGATCGCCGCGGCCGAGGTGTACCAGCGGCTGCTCCAAGTCGCCGACCCGTCGTCGAAGACCTGGGACTGGAACGGACTCGCCCCCGCGCTCAGCTCCGGCCGCGTCGCGATGTGCGTCAACTGGCACGAGTACGCCGCCGCCAACGAGAAGGCCATGCCAGGCAAGTTCGGCTACGCGCCGCTGCCGCGCGGGCCGGTCCGCTCGGCCAACCACTACGGCGGCTGCGGCATCGCGATCAGCGGCAACACCCTGCCCAACCAGCGCCGCGCCGCGTGGCTGTTCATGAACTGGGCGACCTCACCGCAAACCCAGCTCGCGAACCTCAAGAGCAGCGCGGGCGGCGGCACGCCGACCCGCGACTCGGTCTACCGGCTGCCCGAAGTCCGCCAGGCCGAACAACGCCCGTCGCCGATGCCGAACATTCTCACCGCGCCCGCCGTCTCGACGGCCTGGCAACCGGAGAACATCGGACTGCGCCCGAAGATCCCGATGTGGAACGAGTGCGACACGGCGATCTACACCGAACTGTCCAAGATGCTCGCCGGTGATTCGAACCCGGCCGAGGCCATGCGCGCCGCCGCCACCCGGATCGACCGGGTCACCGCCAGGGGGTGGGCCTCGTGA